DNA from Macrobrachium nipponense isolate FS-2020 chromosome 29, ASM1510439v2, whole genome shotgun sequence:
ATTTACACACTTTGCAGCACTTGGTTTAGGGTTAGCCCTACTTCTACAATTTTCAGAATTTTAAGAACGAGATTTATGATAATCACACCAATTCTGCTTATGTCTATTAGGGCAATCAGACTTTCTGTGACCTACCTTTCCACAAGAAAAACAAGCACCAGTGAATATATTACCACTACCGAAGGGCTTGCTGCTGCTAGGCTTACTGGAAGTTTTCATAACacttgtaaggacaacgccttatcgcaaattcctctgtatataatttacaatcgcgttgttcttacttccctcctcgaGAGCGTTCAGTGGGCTTTCtaccaatgtatatatcttataagatcaTATTTTacgtacttttatattttaagttatatgtctcgcaagaaacacaaattgGCTCTCgtcgacccacttttactctctcatgggtcggataccacatttccgcccgcatgctgtatatttgaatttccttacctgtaataaagatcaatatgcttctacctgcctctttgttcacacctcacaactggtgacctcccggtttggacggtgacccaagcggttttggctcagccattaagggactaactaccgccACTCACCTTTAGAGATCTTTAGCGGACTCACACAGTGCCTcagtttagatctctgaaagctcctaccgtggaaaaactaatgcctctaacggactaaatacggcataccttcccAAGGTGTGTTAAGGCGTTCCTCAAACGTTTTGGCCCGCCATTTACGACTCCTGTCGACCGTTTTGTGAGAGTGGACAATGGACGCAGACAGTTCCGCATGAGAGACCCAGGCCTCCTCTGCCTCAGCGACAGCCTCGCACACAgctgccgctcaagctgtcaaattgccccccttcacaacagcGAACCCAACCGTCTGGTTCATCCCAGCTGAAGGGCAATTCAGGGTAGCGGGACTCACGGACAAggtactgcaggctgacctcaTCATGTCAGTTCTCCCGGCAGAGGTATTCGACCGAATAACCCGCTGGCTGACCGGTCAAGCACAGACCGAACCTGTCACACTCGATGAATTAAAGACAAGACTCGTAACAGCCTACTCCACGCCCATCGCTGAGAAAGCCGCCTGCGCCCTCAACCTAGTTACAAACCCGATGCGAGGCACCGACCCACAGGATGCCttggacactgtgatgggcctccTCCGCCTGCCCGAAGTAGGTCccgatgggaagaagaaggaaatctgcctgagctgcgaaatattcctgcggcaactcgagccagatGTCCAAGGACAGCTAACACCCTCCCCAACGACGAACTAATGGAGAAAGCTAAAAAGCTGACGCTGTCGAGCAAGACTGCAAGGCTCTCCGCTCCCCGATCCTCTGTGTGCCTAGCcgcagagaagggagaagaagaagacgacgactcaacgcaagagatcggcgccgtgaCCCagaggaagtcctcccacacgcagcgggCTGAAAGCTCCTGGTGCCACTACCACCGGGAGTTTGGATGGTACTCCAAGAAATGCGAAAGCCCCTGCACCTTCCAGCAGCCAAAAAACAGTGACGGCAGACAAACCCAAAGTCGCCCGTGGCAGCGGCCTCGTCGGAACCACACGCCGTAGGGTTTTATGTCCGCAACGCACTCTCCGGCCAGAGGATGCTGGTGGACACCGGggcgatgcactcgatattcctgccgtcaggaaaagaccgcaGCCACGGGCGTGAAAACCCAACCGCCCTCGttgccgcaaacgggacccccatccattcctacggcacgaagtcccttgagatatccatcttggggcgcaaCTACGTCTGGTGTTTCACCATCGCAGATGTCAGGATTCCACTACTGGGGGCGGATTTCCTGGCGCATAATGGCCTCCTGGTTGATGTGGGTCGCAAAcacctcctcgacacggggacatgctgTTCCCTACCGCTTGCAGCGGGCCCAGGCGTCCCCACAATTTGCACCATCACCCCCCCCAcaagtacggcaacctcctgcaggaattcccCAAAGGTTTCaaaccggaacttcgtcaggtggCGGGACACCGCCCACgcacggaatattccaccacatcaccaccacgggGCCCCGACCCACACAAAGTTCCAACGACTCCCTCTGGGCCGCCTTCAGGATGCAAAAAGGGCATTCTCGGAAATGGAATGAATGGGTATCTGCCGGAAAGCATCAAGTCCTTGGGCTTCGCCCCTCCACATGGTACGGAAGCCTGACGGCACCTGggggccctgcggagactacaggagactcaacctTGCTACGATCCCCGATcactaccccttgccaaacatgcaggactgGGGGCCTCCATGGAGCAAAtaatcttcacaaaaatggaccttttaaaatattattttcaggtCCCGGTGCATCGCGAGGACATTCTCAAGACCGCCATCATCATGCCTTTTGGCTCCtacgtcttccattactccaccttTGGCCTGAGAAATGCAGAGGCCACCTTCCAgggcctgatggacagcatcctgggggacctgctcttctgcgtctgctacgtcgacgatattttAATCTTTTCCAGGTCCCCGGAGGAGCACCTAAACCATGTCCGAGCGGTTCTGaaacgcctgcaggaaaacgggctggtcgtccaaTTTGACAAGTGTTTCTTCGGCGCCGAGAGGGTGGACTTGCTCAGACACTCGAAGGTGGACGCGGTGCAGAAGTTTCCGACCCCAACTACGGTCAAGGCCCTGCAAGAATTCATCGGGATGGTGAATTACTACCGCTGGTTCATCCCCAACGTCGCCCACACCATGTCCCccctaacacaggtcctgaaggggaaaccaaaagaCCTGACTTGGGAAGCAGAACAAGCGCAGGCCTTCCACGACACGAAGATGGCCCTCGCCAGAGCCGCAACCTTGTCCCACCAGGACACCACTGCACCCTTAcgcctcaccactgacgccagcAATGTCGCCTGCGGGGCcgtcctcgagcagatggtcaGGGGTGGGTCCCAACCGCTtgccttctacagtaaaaaactgTCGCCCGCCGAGATGAGATACAGCACATTCGACCGTGAGCTCCTGGCAGTGTACAAAGCAGTGCACCACTTCCACTACCTCCTCAAGAGCGCCCCCTTCActatcaggacagaccaccgccctttggtgcacgccttcaccaaggcgggtgACGCCTGGTTAgagagacaacagaggcacctagcagccatcgctGAGTTCGGCTGTACCATCCATTACGttcctggcgagaagaaccccgtggctgACGGCTTCTCGAGGATAGAGATCAACGCCATGCACCTCGGGATCgattacgaagacctcgcccgagaacaggccgccgacccggagactgctGCATATCGCACAGGccatcaccgccctcaagtgggaggaCGTGCCCTTCACACCTGCAGGCACGACACTCCTCTGCAACATCAGCACGGGTTGCCCGCTGAttccagcctcccgcaggagagcCATATTCGATGTCATACATGGACTCTctcacccctcgggccggacgacgatgAGCCACCTGACAGAGAAGTTCATCTGGcacggaattcggaaggactccctcgagtgggccaggacctgtaTTACGTGCCAAACAAGTAAAGTAAGTCGGCACACAGAATCGGGCATGGGGGAATTCCCGCAGCCAAAACGAAGATTTGGCCACATTCAAGTAGACGTTGTGGGTCCCCTGCCCCCGTCagaaggcgccagatacctcctgacgataatcgatcgctccaccagatggcccgaggcgaCGTCGATGTCGGAGGCAACCACCAAAGCGTGCGCCAAAGCCCTTCTAGCCAGccggatcagtcgattcggagtgccggATGATATCACGACGTACCACGAAcccgttttcctgtcggagttgtgggcCGCCCTGGCCCGCCTGATGGGGACATCACTACACGCCACCACCACCTACAACCCGgcggctaacggcatggtggagagggtCCACCAATCTCTCAAGGCTTCCCTAATGGCACGCTGCACCGACGaggattggaagagccaactaccgtgggtcctcctcggccttCGAACCGCCCCTCGGGCGAACGGCAAAGCATCACCTGCGGAGAAGGTATACAGGGAACCATTGACAGTCCCAGGCGAGTTCTTCCCAACCAACCTCGACGACGCAGACCTCTCCATCACCAAACTTGAGGAATCCACTGGAAAATTCACGCCCTGCATCAAGACCTTCTCTGACAGAACTAAACACTTCCTCCCAAAGGCCCTATCGTCCtgcaaacacgtcttcatcagggacgacgcccgctgCCCGccactaacgagaccctaccaAGGCCCCTTCCGCATCCTCCAACGCACCGACAAGGCGTACTTCATATCCATAAATGGTCGCGAGGACTGTGTCTCGACCGACCAACTGAAACCAGCTTTCCTTATGGACGAAGAGTATGGTGACGCAGATCTCATAGGGCGCCTCACTCTTCCTCAGCAAGAAGTGACTCCATTGATCGCCAAACCACCCAGTCGTAGCTGCGGCCGCCCtcggaagacggtcgaaccccccgaggatcacctcaggggaggcatcccgtccccaaaAATGTCCAAGGACTCCGAGGtcgaggatctaccacagcagcTGGTCTCGTGCACCCGAGGCTGCCTCCACCAGCTCGCTTGCTTCTGCGAGTAGCGATCAGAAGCACACAAAAAATCATCCAACAATTATGctctaattattgtcttagggggggagtatttgtatgGACAACGCCTTACGCAAAtcctctgtatataattctacaATCGTGTTGTTCTTACTTCTCTCCTCGAGAGCATTCAgtgggctttccgccaatgtatatatcttataagatcatattttatgtacttttatattctaagttatatgtctcacaagaaacacaaatcggctctcgccgacccacttttactctctcgcgggtcggataccacatttccgccctccatgctgtatatttgaatttccttacctgtaataaagattATTACGCTTCTACCTGCCTCTATTTTCACACCTCACACACTATCTTCACCTGTAGATAGGCCTAGGTCTACTTGCTGGCTTCTTTCAGTCTCTTCAAAAGATCTAAGGGCTTTCTTGAATTCACTGAAGCTAACTGTAGTCTCCTAGGTTATTACCATAGAAAATGTCTTGAAACACTGGGGTAATCCTTTAAGAACCACTGCTATCAATAAACTATCACTGGTAGTTTCACCTGCAGTCTTCAAAGAATTAGCTGCTGTCTCAGCTCTGATAACGTAGTCAGTCACGTTTTCTTCCTCAGACTTCTTCAGAGATGTCAACTCCGTGTATAAGGCTATAATTCTTGGTTTACTGCAGCCTAAATAATGATTCCTTAAAACTTGTATAGCCTTCTTCCCATCCTCTTTAGCATCTCTTATAATTAAAGATAGGCTACGATCATCCAAAAGTTGCACAATCTCGTATTTTGCCTCATCACTGTCGAAATAGAGTCTGTTACAGCCTGGGCCCATAACCTGTTGAGACGAAGGTAGCATGACGGTGGAAAAAATGGGCAATATATGGGATGATGCTTGAGTGAAAAGCTGATAATAACTTCACAGGCCACAACGCCATTTTATTGCTTACTTCCTCTTCACGTAACAATAACTGTAGTTATAAATTTTACCAACGGAGGTGCTAGCAGCAAAACACGATCATAAGattgtacagtatatccactccttcatcacctaatgctttccatgcctccaccggaatcatgtctggtccggttgccttcccattctcaTCTTCTTctgtgcatttagtacctctcgCCTAGtattcacttgcccatcctctcttattagtctattattttcttcatttaacaactgttcgaaatattctttccatctcttcacaatgtcttcctcctttctaagtactacaccaccttgatcctttatttgtttgatatgtgtaatatctttggtgctcttatttctagcctttgatagcttgatcatcttctttaatccttcctttgtccccagctcattatacaccaTCATCAATACGAGGGACTTTGCTTTCAGCTTGGGAATACCACCTTTTTcgccaccttgtttttctctctgaacctatctctgtcttccactgactgtgactcttcccatcttttctttgcctccttcttatcttttactactttctcaatgtcttcatcccaccaacTCTTCTTTTCTTCCCATacgataccagatgtctctcctagcagctccttttcatgccttattactgctgcatttcgtgcccaccattcttgaacatcttcaatccctatatcaatatcctccaaaaccatCCTCTTAAAccctctcttcttatccccttccttctctaatttgtaccatttaattttccttatccctttagctttggtttttctttccctttttaatttttaacttcaaatccatacatagcagctgTGTTGGGGgcctacatggtcgcctggaataactttgcagttcttgacctccaccagatttatccttttatacaagaagtagtctatctgggagaatcttcccccactcctatatgttattaggtattcccttttcttcttaaagtatgtgtttactattgccatgtcaaatgacacagcaaagtccactacactctctcctgggtttctctccccaattccatggcccccatgcacccgcccaatcgcctcattttcacttccgacatggccattcaaacctgccccaactatcaccctctcaagctcttccagttcttgcattattccatccatgtctctccagaaatttcccttctcttcttctgtgcaaccaacttgtggtgtgcatatgcgcttataataatcaacaatctctcctccataacatatctcaATCTCAAtgatgcggtcattctttctatgcacttctattaacgagttcttcagttcactagacagtactatgccaactccatttctaccttgtttatttgctccactataatatagcttatatccatctcccaactctttagctttacagtaagtcctcgggttacgctggtctcgacttacgatgtttcgtggttacgaacgcgccccataaaaatataaaaataataatattttgcgtcgttccgtcttacgcggtttagcgtcgtaagcaacgtaaaacaaacgcgaactagttccaggcgcacggcggaagaatacgctttgtgggggagaggacggcgtcgcttcgctacgctcagtcctcgcccatacgccattttggttgtttacactgcctctctctccctcgtgttgtatcgtttttgtaactttttgctctttgttatggctcccaagcgcaaggcggactcttctgatggtagtgcatcgaagaaagaaaggccatcaccatggaaattaaagtggacattataaagcgatcgagaagggagaaacgccaacaaacattggccgctcgcttggcctagccgttcgaccgttgctcccattatcaaagataaagagcgcatcgttgaacat
Protein-coding regions in this window:
- the LOC135206360 gene encoding uncharacterized protein LOC135206360, which codes for MGEFPQPKRRFGHIQVDVVGPLPPSEGARYLLTIIDRSTRWPEATSMSEATTKACAKALLASRISRFGVPDDITTYHEPVFLSELWAALARLMGTSLHATTTYNPAANGMVERVHQSLKASLMARCTDEDWKSQLPWVLLGLRTAPRANGKASPAEKVYREPLTVPGEFFPTNLDDADLSITKLEESTGKFTPCIKTFSDRTKHFLPKALSSCKHVFIRDDARCPPLTRPYQGPFRILQRTDKAYFISINGREDCVSTDQLKPAFLMDEEYGDADLIGRLTLPQQEVTPLIAKPPSRSCGRPRKTVEPPEDHLRGGIPSPKMSKDSEVEDLPQQLVSCTRGCLHQLACFCE